Proteins from a genomic interval of Lolium perenne isolate Kyuss_39 chromosome 1, Kyuss_2.0, whole genome shotgun sequence:
- the LOC139831792 gene encoding uncharacterized protein: MASTGKTRDIQCRKCLGFGHIERECRTKRVMLVCEDGEYDSTSDFDEDILALIVARDGTNSDSGRAMEVMEADTAFQYRSLVAQRVLSVQLSKFEHDQRHNLFQTRGVVKERAIRIIIDGGSCNNLAIVDMVEKLSLPTRQRTHPYYIQWFESSQKLKVTRTTRVYFTICTYSDFVDCDVVPMQACSLLLGRPWQFDRESIHTGDDEHPTTSAQLQDDKAERMSWQGAHASEEQARVFESESEGRQSAHDRSAPDDKDDDIRCI, translated from the exons atggcctccacggggaagactcgcgacattcaatgtcgcaaatgcttgggatttggtcacatagaaagagaatgcagaaccaagcgtgtgatgttggtgtgtgaagatggcgaatatgattcaacaagtgactttgatgaagatataTTGGCCCTTATTGTTGCACGTGATGGTACCAATTCTGATTCTGGGAGAGcgatggaggtaatggaagctgacactgcttttcagtacaggagcttagttgcacagcgtgtgttgagcgtgcaattgagcaaatttgagcatgatcaacgccacaacctgtttcaaacaagaggcgttgtaaaagagcgagctatacggatcatcattgatggagggagctgcaataatctggccatcgttgacatggtggagaagctttctctaccTACGAGACAACgcacacatccatattacattcaatggtttgagagctctcagaagctcaaggtaacaagaactacacgtgtgtaTTTTACTATttgtacatattctgattttgtggattgtgatgttgtacctatgcaagcttgttctttgttacttggtagaccttggcaatttgatagagaatctattcatactg GCGACGACGAGCATCCCACAACCTCAGCCCAACTCCAGGATGACAAAGCTGAGCGGATGAgctggcaaggagcacatgcgtcCGAAGAACAAGCACGAGTGTTCGAGAGCGAGAGCGAGGGGCGGCAAAGCGCGCACGACAGAAGTGCTCCTGATGACAAGGATGACGACATCAGATGCATCTGA